AAGCAACCAGATGAGCTGGATTGAAACCAAAGCACCAAGAACCTCCACCCTAAAAAATCCATAAGATTGACGAGGATTTGATTCCCATCCAGTTGCCCACAATGACAACAAAGAAATACCAAAAGCAGCAACATCTGAAAGTAAATGAGCTGCATCAGTTAATATTGCTAGACTATTAGCTTTGATGCCACCAACTACTTCAACACTCATGAAGACAACACAAAGCGCTACTGCTATTAGAAGCTTGCACATGGAATCTGATCGTTCTTTGGCTTCTTTAGAGTTTGCCCTAGCATTTGCAAGGCCACAAGGTGCTTCACCACAAGTCATACTCCCCCCAAGGTTTCTTGCCCCATCAGGAACATCGACACTTATTTCAATAGTTTGCCCGTGTTGAGAACTTTGGCCTTCCATCTGATGTTGATCATAACACAATCATTAATGGTTTTCTAATGAATATGCAGACAAGTTATATATGGTTTCAATCATCATAAAACCATCCTCCTATTTTAAATAGCAAAAGAGTTTATTCTTCCACAATACCACATGAACAATAGAATCAAAACTTGAATAATAATGCACAAAAtggaaaaattttctctttctgtAATTTGATGCTTTAGATTAGATGATAACATTATAGCTAATAAATCACCAAATAAATAGAAAACAGACCACacatagaagaaaaaataatgagagACAAATTAGGGAGTTTCTATGTTAATTCACAATGGCCATTGTTATGACCAAATAACAACATTTCCTTGTGTGTTACTGAATCAAATACTTTTTAAATCACACATTACATTTACAGTCTTCAAGCTTGGACTGAGACACAGCTCGAAGTAAACATAATTTGGAGGAAACATGAAACATTCACACATGGAAACAAGAGACTATCACACAAAAGTAAGTCCTTCATGGTGATGGTGAGTCAAGACATCTATTATATGAGAGGGCAAAAAGAACTGCAAATTTTCATTTGAGAAAGCAAATATAGAGTACTCTTTAGAGAGCTACTTAAGTGCCCATTAACATTCTTTACAGTGACAAGCTCTATCAGAAACACTACAGAGGAAGAGGTAAAGGAAGTCCTTTAGGTGaaacaaaataagcaaaatataatgaattatattgaGCATGGATATCAAAGAATCTGGACAAGATGCGATTGCAAAAAGGAAAAGTGTTTGCAAAATTTGCACGGTGAAGAACTCCTGTCATATGCGAAGCTTCACTAGACAAGCGGGGTTAATGCCTCAAATGCGACAAAGAGGAGCAAAAATTTTTCCCTCTTAAGTATACATGCCTAAAAAGCTAagataggattttttttttcagcttcGACAATGAAAGTCTGaaacaaattacaaaaaatctTCATGTCCAACCAATGCAAATCAACCTACCAACAGGAAATTCCAGGAccagtaaaattatataatgcaGCTGATGAAATCAAGACTTTCaaattcttttgaaaatattttgcaaGCATATTCAGCCGGCAAGCAATGCTACTCTTACAAGGACCTTACTTACTTCCAAGTAAGTCAATTAGGGTGCAATTCCACATATAATCAGTTGAATCAATCTTAAAATGCAAGTATTTTATAGATTAGGTGACATTTTATTGATAAGGCGAAAATTGACAAGGGTGGTATGCTTTAAGCAAAGTGAAACCAAAAAAGCTTTCATCAACCCCAGTATTGAGTTTCGAGTTCACCATCCCATTAAACACAAGCATGTTCAGAAGAAGAATGTTACAAATGctaaaaaaatatcactttagtctatatataatagaaaaaacagCAAAGGCCCAATAACACAAACCCAGAAAACATTTCCTAAACTAGAGACCTGAAAAGACTTTTAGTTGtaaaaaaacaatatcacaCTCCACCAAAAAATCATTTCCAACAGCATCAAACAAATCCataatgtaaaaacaaaataaaataaacgcCATGATGTTAAAACAAACTCTAATCAGGTTCTACAATAATTTCAAGTACCAACAAACTCTTGAAAAAGAAAGTATTTAAATCAGCATAAAACAGATAACAGGAAAACAAGAATTAGAGGTATTATTATTCGAAACAGAAGACAGTATGAATCAAAACAGTTATACAATATTCCGAATAATTACAAGAAAACTTACCCTTTTCAGTCTGAAAGACAAGGCTTAGcatataatttctcttaaacTATCTCTTCTTGTTCAGATTGCCGTTGGAAGGACTCCTCTTCGGCTTCAGGCAGCACAAGTCTTTGTTTTGAATCTCGTGATCTCTTTTTGTACTTTGATTCATAGAAGGAACAAGTGCCCAAGGAAAAATTTAAACGACTGTACTATATTAGCCCTGATGATCCTTCTATATCCTATGTTTAACTCGTACCTTCCGGTCATTTCGTTGATAGAGTACATATACGAAGCTCTGTTTTTTAATCCCCAAGACCAATCATCCATGCGGGTCTGATCTGAATTCTACTTTAAGGGAAAGAGAAACATGTTACGTATCAAATAAAGtaatcttttttatctttatctcattTGGATCTGTTCGATttgagaataattttaaaaacaggAGTAGTTTGCAATAATTATACTATGACTAAGCTGTTTTCATTCAATagtgtaataaaaatttatgtctAAATACAATTGTGGAAAGAGATTGCTACTTTTTGCGTTCATCCGAGTCACCTgatatctttttatttgttcatcTTTCAATTTCAATTGGCAAAACTAATCTTGAATATAGACTTCACCAACCCACCAATTTACTTTTGCCTTCAAAGCTACCTATCATTAAACACACCTCAACAACTTAAAATCCATAATCATTGACAGACTCTTTCTTTGAATCCCCACATATATATCAGACTTGCTCATTGCCTTGATCAAGAACCATCATTTCTGTGAACTTCAAATTTCAACTTCTATCCAATCCCACTATGAATCCCTGCTCTTCTAAACCCAATTCCGCTTGCCTTCTCTCAAGTCAAGTCTCTTAGAAAATTACTCAGCCCGGTCAGGAAGTTGGAGTCTATGGGGAGGTGCAGAGAGACTGAACAAGAACAGATTTTGGGCCGCCAACATCTAGCCCATTATTAAATACAACAACAAAGCAAATACAAAGCCACTTCTTGGGCCCTGGTGATTCTGTCACGATTTTGATTATTCATGTAAATTGTTAAAGCAATTGTTTACTTTGACATTCCTCAGTCAGAGTCATACAGGTCTTATCAGTCTATGccatatcaattttaatttttaaataagttttgtTTATCTTCCTTCGTATGACATATACCTCTGTTAAAAACATTTACACCCTCTTTTCACATCATTCAAGCAGCGTTCTAGCtcctttttaatcttaaaagaaaGAAACTACATTTGATGAATTAAAGATAGAATCTGTTTCACATTTactctttgttttgtctttttacaTTAATAGTTTCCTATAAATATGTTTATAGATTATGATAAGGGAGCATACAATTAAAGCATCTATTAACAGTAGTTGATTGGTTGATGCATTGACTCAGTTAAAGATATGAATCTGATACCTTATATATGCATCCATCCACTTGACTATTAGTTCCATCACTATGCATACCAACAGTTTATCAAAGTATTTACTTGAAtaagggttagattcgaattgagtctAGTCGAGCTTGAACTCCAGCTCGATTTGCATATAATAGAGCTTGAGCTTGGGCTTGCGGTCATTACAGCTAAGTTCAAATTTGGTTCGAGTTTGGCTTGACTcattttgagttcaaactctTAACTAGATCATTTTAGCATATATTAATCAAAccaatattgttttgtatcaaaatttttaattcgtAAGTTTGACAaacaagcttgagtttgaaaatgttggctcaaacttgagctcgagcttattTAAAACTAGCTTGTTTCTGGCTTATTTGAACCgaattcgaattcaaacttgattcgaatctagccctaactTGAGTATTTGGTCATGTACTCAATTTGACATCAGCGATGTAATTGTTCAACACTGCAACTTTTTTAGGGATAGAACAACTACTGACGTCTatgcttttcttcttttctttttctttttctttaaacatAACTTGTAACACATGAATActacttaattttctttttagaagtaatttttgattgattaatgTCAATGCCAAATTAACTAGGTTTGCATGGTGAGCCATGCGCTCCACTTATATGCATGCCTTGTGGACTGTGGCCATGCTTATTGACTACTGAAAACAGTTGTCGGTAACCAGCaagaatacaaaaataaaagaaccaCAGCTAGCTAGCAGTAGCAGATATCAGACTAGAGGACAAGGAAAGAGGAAGCATCACGATTCACTACATGATCACCCTTTCATTATCCTGGATTAGCCAATACTTTGTGGCCCATAACATGATTCTTATTTTCACTCTGAATTTATCCATGATCTGCGTCAGTAATAATacttaaaaaccaaaaatttgacATAGTGAAGAGCTAAAATTCACAAAAAGGAGTGCATGAAGAAAAAAGCTTTAAAAGCAAGAGCTTACATGTCcatatatttcatatatcaACTTTACATGGAGGAGCCCCAAGCAAAGGAACTTGACCTACAAAACCCTTCTTAAAACCAACCCAAACATCACACTTCACATAAACTCCGTATCTCGCTGTCCTTATGGCACCAGCTTTCCATTTTAACTTCCCCAAAAGTACAACCCTCAAGTTCACCACTCCATAACTTTCATCCATCACCAACCCATTCACCACCTCCGCCGACACAGGTACTGGCACACCACCCAAAACTGGAGATAGCGCCACTGTGCTCTTTGTCTCATGATAAAGCGGAGGCAAAACTATGGGTGGTGTTATTTGCTGGTTTCTATACGAAACATATGCAGATAACTTGTCGTATATTATGTCAACTCTCTTGTTAGGATTTCTTGTGACAAGAGTGAACTGCATGGAGGTGGAAATAAACGGTGGTGCGGTGGCGTTGAGGTTATAAATGGCAGCCCCAACCACACGGAAGCGGGGTTTATGAGGCCGGTAGACGAGCCAGACTGTGAAGGCTGTGACAGCCGCTAAAAGGAGGAAGATTGCTACAACTTTGCAGAGAACAGAGCTTGAATGTTTGACGGTGGAGTCTGTTGGTGATCCCATGCGTAGTTTTTGATCAGTAGTGTTTGATTTGTCTTGGTGGGTTTCTTCTTGTGTTTGTTTCTGCGCTTCTGCCCTTTCAACgtagatatttattttatatttaagaaaCACATTGCTAAGGTAGATGTAGAGACTGTGAGAGAGTGTGTTTAAGCAAAGAAAAGCAAGGTGGTGATGGTGGcgattgaaaattcaaaaaaagaaagatggagaAGGTGAAGAATAAAAAGCAAACATAAAGGAAGGGAAGTATGGGCCACCCTTATAACTAaagttattctttttatttttttcaaattttaattggtatttattattataaataatttgttttccttttatctcttttttcctcAAAACTTGTGTCTGGAAATAATtgaaacaaagcaaaaaagCATGTGAACGAAGGAACAAAATTGAAAAGCGTCTGGCTTGCACTTAATTATCTCCTCACTCGACCTCGACACAACTTCAAAGTGAAGTTTacctaaaaaagataaaaaacaatTCTTCTTCTCAATCAAGTTTAGTTCAAGTTGGGTGGCCCTTCGCCGAAAACTTTTCTTCCTTGtgtcttctctttttcttttcaacaaaaAGACCGACCCTTCAGTGATTGGCAAATTTATTGATCTATAAAGGCTAAATAATGCTTGGAAATGGTATAAACAAAGACCACAAAgggatataattaattaataaatgtcacCACTTTGCTTTCTttaatagatttaataaataaattaaactcttTTTCGCCCTTGAAATTGCGGTCAGAGAGTGTGAAAGCATGGAAACACTGAAGTTTCAGAAGCGAGGTTTGAAGAGTCTCTTTATGCTTCTAGATGAGACTAGATGGACAAAATATTGcgtaaaaagagaaaaaagcgGTGGCTGCAACTGTTACTGACTGCCATGCACAGGGTCACCGACATAGGGATAAGTCTCCGGACTTAACTTTTTCTGCATGAACAAAATAGGTGGCTGCGTCTTAACGTTCCTACGTGCTTCTACGTCATTGGCCCACGCCTCGTCAGATCCCACACTCTTCACTAGTGGAATTACACTTATTTCATCAAATGAATCTGACTCTGCATGTGAAAAGTCTTCGTTGCAACCCCAtctttttcacttaaatctttTCCTTCCATTTTGGAAATTGCCTCCCCTAATTGTCGAGCCTCTGTCGTGCTTTTTGAATGGCCGGAATCCCAGTAAGTAAATACATGCTTAAAAGAAATGGAATGAGAGTTAGAtaagtataatattataaataataaaaattatgtttataagaaaattataaatttgaattaaaaaatatgtatatataaatttaataaatatattattaataacgtgtttttaaaattatgataatattgataataattttaatatttttatagatttattagttaataatttaaatataaatatataattaaatattaaaattaatataacataaagatttaattaatacaaaaaaattatttaattagatttgaataacaaaaaaattaaaatttttgttttttataattataacataacattataataattaattaaaaatataaaaaacattttaatattttaaaaaattaataaaaaacgaaaaatataaaaaaaataaaaatacatgtctaatataaaatatgtataaaatacgtattttatatatattaagtttcgaaatttaaaacaatatatttaaaatgcaaattaaaGCGAAACACAAATACTTCACGTTTCTTCTAAGtataatcaaaatacaaatGTTTTGTCAAATAATTCTGTGTCTTCCTTTTTGAATGGCCAAAGCACAAATGTTATatgaatttatcttttaataatgtttataaatattaaaggtGGGAGATTTCtttcggaaaaaaaaaaattaattcgagCTGTGGCAAGAGGCGAACCACACCACCGCAACCTCTCATATTCATAACCACCGGATTGAACCCGTGCTCCAGCGGTTGACAAATTACAAAAACGACTGAATACTCTTGTTCATTGTCCCCTTCATGGTTCCCGGCAGCGACAACAACCTGGTGCCCCGTCCATGCTCCTCCAGCAGATATAAATTCGCAGGCCAATCTAACACCACACCACCATCCTCCGTATTTAGACAAAATCTTAGGTATTTCAAGTTCGTCTCCAGATCACTCGCCATCTCATCATCTCTACCTCTGACCTGAATCCTCCCGTTATTCATTCTCATCAAACGTCTATCTTCC
This sequence is a window from Mangifera indica cultivar Alphonso chromosome 5, CATAS_Mindica_2.1, whole genome shotgun sequence. Protein-coding genes within it:
- the LOC123216461 gene encoding NDR1/HIN1-like protein 12, producing the protein MGSPTDSTVKHSSSVLCKVVAIFLLLAAVTAFTVWLVYRPHKPRFRVVGAAIYNLNATAPPFISTSMQFTLVTRNPNKRVDIIYDKLSAYVSYRNQQITPPIVLPPLYHETKSTVALSPVLGGVPVPVSAEVVNGLVMDESYGVVNLRVVLLGKLKWKAGAIRTARYGVYVKCDVWVGFKKGFVGQVPLLGAPPCKVDI